The Athalia rosae chromosome 7, iyAthRosa1.1, whole genome shotgun sequence genome window below encodes:
- the LOC105693691 gene encoding POC1 centriolar protein homolog A isoform X2 yields MAHLPSDPTVERHFKGHKNGVTGICFHPGTQQIASSSLDHTLMVWNFNQSVRAFRFLAHKDVVLDVAYAPSGEIVVSSSRDRSVRLWIPTVRGESLDFRGHMGAVRSVRFSPDGEKLVTASDDKSVKMWMVCRRRFLMSFTEHTNWVRSAKFSPDGRLIVSCSDDKTIKLWDVASGKCVKTFHEIKGPAVDVEFHPSGAALGSANVGGAVKLYDLRTARLQQHYAVHTGPVNKATFHPNGNFILCASEDSTMKVLDLLEGRPIYTLKAHKEGVTAVAFSIDGEFFASGGTDRQLLIWKSNFDRDDKARKTPRLLIPPGAKLKLDVKAADDDLRREETEENEEEEEQERVQYESDSVADFEDDETVDKGGACRGPLASISRDREDVEVINMRLKRPAEVGHIADLPLCQHGTRPGSESPSRSSAVVEALSGQVESLRNTIVLMEERLGMVERELENLI; encoded by the exons ATGGCGCATTTGCCCAGCGATCCCACCGTAGAGCGGCATTTCAAAGGACACAAAAATGGAGTAACTGGCATCTGCTTCCATCCTGGAACACAGCAGATCGCATCTAGCAGTTTAGACCATACTTTGATGGTATGGAACTTCAACCAATCTGTCAGAGCGTTCAGATTTCTGGCTCACAAGGATGTGGTTCTTGATGTGGCTTATGCTCCATCTGGAGAAATCGTAGTCAGTTCTTCTAGGGACCGTTCGGTGAGACTATGGATTCCTACAGTTAGGGGAGAATCTTTAGATTTTAGAGGACACATGGGCGCCGTAAGGTCCGTAAGGTTTAGCCCTGATGGTGAAAAG CTAGTAACAGCCTCAGATGACAAGAGCGTTAAGATGTGGATGGTTTGTCGGAGAAGATTTTTGATGTCATTCACCGAACACACCAATTGGGTTCGGTCTGCTAAGTTTTCACCGGATGGTAGACTGATTGTGTCTTGTAGTGATGATAAAACTATCAAATTGTGGGATGTTGCCAGTGGAAAGTGTGTTAAGACTTTCCACGAAATTAAGG GACCAGCTGTGGATGTTGAGTTTCACCCTAGTGGAGCTGCTCTGGGATCAGCTAATGTTGGCGGTGCTGTGAAACTGTACGATTTAAGAACTGCGAGATTACAACAGCATTATGCTGTTCATACCGGACCAGTTAACAAAGCTACGTTTCATCCTAATGGAAATTTCATTCTTTGTGCATCTGAGGATTCTACTATGAAG gTCCTCGATTTACTCGAGGGTCGTCCTATTTACACACTGAAGGCACATAAAGAAGGAGTAACGGCAGTAGCGTTTTCGATCGACGGCGAATTCTTTGCTTCCGGTGGTACAGATCGCCAGCTGTTGATTTGGAAATCAAACTTTGATAGAGATGATAAAGCGAGAAAGACGCCACGACTCCTCATACCACCTGGAGCTAAACTGAAACTAGATGTAAAAGCTGCGGATGATGATCTGAGACGAgaggaaacggaagaaaacgaagaagaagaagaacaagagcGAGTTCag TACGAGTCCGATTCCGTGGCAGACTTTGAGGATGACGAAACTGTGGATAAAGGAGGTGCTTGCAGAGGACCACTTGCTAGTATTTCAAGAGACCGCGAGGACGTCGAGGTGATAAATATGAGATTAAAACGACCAGCGGAGGTTGGTCACATAGCTGATCTTCCACTGTGCCAGCATGGGACTCGTCCTGGTAGTGAGTCTCCTAGCCGAAGCAGCGCAGTAGTAGAAGCGCTGAGCGGACAAGTAGAATCTTTACGTAACACCATCGTTCTCATGGAGGAGCGTTTGGGAATGGTGGAAAGAGAGCTGGAGAATTTGATTTGA
- the LOC105693692 gene encoding copper transport protein ATOX1, giving the protein MAATQVHEFNVEMTCGGCSGAVERVLGNKAGIENVKIDLPGKKVFVTTPLSSDEVLEYIKKTGKSCTYVGTQK; this is encoded by the exons ATGGCAGCAACACAG GTTCACGAGTTCAATGTTGAAATGACCTGCGGAGGCTGCTCTGGAGCGGTTGAACGTGTCCTGGGTAATAAAGCTG GTATCGAGAATGTCAAGATTGACTTGCCTGGTAAGAAAGTATTTGTGACTACTCCACTATCGTCAGACGAGGTGTTAGAATACATAAAAAAGACTGGGAAGTCTTGTACCTATGTCGGTACGCAAAAATGA
- the LOC105693691 gene encoding POC1 centriolar protein homolog A isoform X1, with the protein MIKLERAMAHLPSDPTVERHFKGHKNGVTGICFHPGTQQIASSSLDHTLMVWNFNQSVRAFRFLAHKDVVLDVAYAPSGEIVVSSSRDRSVRLWIPTVRGESLDFRGHMGAVRSVRFSPDGEKLVTASDDKSVKMWMVCRRRFLMSFTEHTNWVRSAKFSPDGRLIVSCSDDKTIKLWDVASGKCVKTFHEIKGPAVDVEFHPSGAALGSANVGGAVKLYDLRTARLQQHYAVHTGPVNKATFHPNGNFILCASEDSTMKVLDLLEGRPIYTLKAHKEGVTAVAFSIDGEFFASGGTDRQLLIWKSNFDRDDKARKTPRLLIPPGAKLKLDVKAADDDLRREETEENEEEEEQERVQYESDSVADFEDDETVDKGGACRGPLASISRDREDVEVINMRLKRPAEVGHIADLPLCQHGTRPGSESPSRSSAVVEALSGQVESLRNTIVLMEERLGMVERELENLI; encoded by the exons ATGATCAAACTAGAAAG GGCTATGGCGCATTTGCCCAGCGATCCCACCGTAGAGCGGCATTTCAAAGGACACAAAAATGGAGTAACTGGCATCTGCTTCCATCCTGGAACACAGCAGATCGCATCTAGCAGTTTAGACCATACTTTGATGGTATGGAACTTCAACCAATCTGTCAGAGCGTTCAGATTTCTGGCTCACAAGGATGTGGTTCTTGATGTGGCTTATGCTCCATCTGGAGAAATCGTAGTCAGTTCTTCTAGGGACCGTTCGGTGAGACTATGGATTCCTACAGTTAGGGGAGAATCTTTAGATTTTAGAGGACACATGGGCGCCGTAAGGTCCGTAAGGTTTAGCCCTGATGGTGAAAAG CTAGTAACAGCCTCAGATGACAAGAGCGTTAAGATGTGGATGGTTTGTCGGAGAAGATTTTTGATGTCATTCACCGAACACACCAATTGGGTTCGGTCTGCTAAGTTTTCACCGGATGGTAGACTGATTGTGTCTTGTAGTGATGATAAAACTATCAAATTGTGGGATGTTGCCAGTGGAAAGTGTGTTAAGACTTTCCACGAAATTAAGG GACCAGCTGTGGATGTTGAGTTTCACCCTAGTGGAGCTGCTCTGGGATCAGCTAATGTTGGCGGTGCTGTGAAACTGTACGATTTAAGAACTGCGAGATTACAACAGCATTATGCTGTTCATACCGGACCAGTTAACAAAGCTACGTTTCATCCTAATGGAAATTTCATTCTTTGTGCATCTGAGGATTCTACTATGAAG gTCCTCGATTTACTCGAGGGTCGTCCTATTTACACACTGAAGGCACATAAAGAAGGAGTAACGGCAGTAGCGTTTTCGATCGACGGCGAATTCTTTGCTTCCGGTGGTACAGATCGCCAGCTGTTGATTTGGAAATCAAACTTTGATAGAGATGATAAAGCGAGAAAGACGCCACGACTCCTCATACCACCTGGAGCTAAACTGAAACTAGATGTAAAAGCTGCGGATGATGATCTGAGACGAgaggaaacggaagaaaacgaagaagaagaagaacaagagcGAGTTCag TACGAGTCCGATTCCGTGGCAGACTTTGAGGATGACGAAACTGTGGATAAAGGAGGTGCTTGCAGAGGACCACTTGCTAGTATTTCAAGAGACCGCGAGGACGTCGAGGTGATAAATATGAGATTAAAACGACCAGCGGAGGTTGGTCACATAGCTGATCTTCCACTGTGCCAGCATGGGACTCGTCCTGGTAGTGAGTCTCCTAGCCGAAGCAGCGCAGTAGTAGAAGCGCTGAGCGGACAAGTAGAATCTTTACGTAACACCATCGTTCTCATGGAGGAGCGTTTGGGAATGGTGGAAAGAGAGCTGGAGAATTTGATTTGA